In Ruminiclostridium papyrosolvens DSM 2782, the following proteins share a genomic window:
- a CDS encoding MerR family transcriptional regulator encodes MDYSIKQVSEKTNLKAHVLRYYEREGLLPNVSRSESGIRRYSQEDLEWLGLICCLKNTGMSIKQIREFVSLSTQGNETLKQRCEMLMEHKKTVESQIEEMHNHLKKVTHKIQYFTSQYEEYLGK; translated from the coding sequence ATGGACTATTCTATAAAGCAAGTATCGGAAAAGACAAATTTAAAAGCCCATGTTTTACGCTATTATGAAAGGGAAGGACTGCTTCCTAATGTATCCAGAAGTGAAAGCGGAATACGTCGGTACTCCCAAGAAGACCTTGAATGGCTGGGTCTTATCTGCTGCCTCAAGAATACAGGAATGTCTATTAAGCAGATTAGGGAATTTGTGTCACTGAGCACTCAGGGAAATGAAACTCTGAAGCAGCGCTGTGAAATGCTCATGGAGCATAAAAAGACCGTAGAGAGTCAGATTGAGGAAATGCATAATCATCTTAAAAAAGTTACTCATAAGATACAGTACTTTACTTCACAGTATGAGGAATATCTGGGCAAATAG
- a CDS encoding energy-coupling factor transporter ATPase, translating to MIRLENIFYSYDDISGNTLFTLDNINLTIERGEFIAIIGQTGSGKSTLVQLINGLEVAKAGTVKYLDQNIYDNDYDLYKLRKMVGVVFQYPEDQLFQLDVLSDVCFGPLNFGLAHEEAVKKAKEALKMVSLDEMYYQMSPFELSGGQKRRVAVAGVLAADPEVLILDEITAGLDAKGKKEILSLIKRLHQEKQITVIMVSHSMEDVANYADRVVVMEKGAIVLDDTPRNIFKQYETLVRIGLTVPRVTSVLNHLKDRGLDVDTSAITIEDATKSILSALGGGACE from the coding sequence ATGATACGCTTAGAAAATATTTTTTATTCATATGACGATATTTCAGGAAATACGTTATTTACGCTTGATAATATTAACCTAACGATTGAGAGGGGCGAGTTTATCGCAATTATTGGGCAGACGGGATCTGGAAAATCTACATTAGTTCAGTTAATTAATGGATTAGAAGTTGCAAAAGCAGGTACTGTAAAATATCTTGACCAAAATATTTATGATAATGATTACGACCTATATAAACTTAGAAAAATGGTAGGGGTTGTTTTTCAATATCCTGAAGATCAACTTTTTCAACTTGATGTATTATCGGATGTATGCTTTGGTCCTCTAAATTTTGGTCTTGCTCATGAAGAAGCTGTAAAGAAAGCAAAAGAAGCATTGAAAATGGTTAGTCTGGATGAAATGTATTATCAAATGTCACCATTTGAGTTGTCCGGAGGCCAAAAACGCCGTGTTGCTGTTGCTGGGGTTCTTGCAGCTGACCCTGAGGTGTTAATTCTTGATGAAATAACAGCTGGCTTAGACGCTAAAGGGAAAAAGGAGATATTATCTCTGATAAAACGATTGCATCAGGAAAAGCAAATCACAGTAATTATGGTATCCCATAGTATGGAAGATGTTGCAAACTATGCAGATCGGGTTGTTGTTATGGAAAAGGGTGCTATTGTTTTAGACGATACTCCAAGGAACATTTTCAAACAATATGAAACATTAGTGAGGATAGGTTTAACAGTACCGAGAGTAACCAGTGTTTTAAATCATCTAAAAGATAGAGGGTTGGATGTTGACACTTCTGCAATTACAATAGAGGACGCAACAAAAAGCATTCTTTCAGCGCTAGGCGGTGGTGCCTGTGAGTAA
- a CDS encoding energy-coupling factor transporter transmembrane component T family protein, with product MSKGLTFGRFYPSISVLHQLDPRVKLISTLMFLVELFVFNSLTCYIMSTVFLAVIIAAAKIPLKFILRGSKFILVVILFTSTVNLFIIDGDTLVSIGKLHITNKGLNTAILISVRLMYIYISSSIMMITTSPNNLTDGMDKLLEPLKKVKVPVHDLSMITSITLRFIPVLSDEATKIIKAQTARGVNFRTKNIIKRIRNYIPIMIPMFVSSFRRSNELAMAMESRGYRGDNGRSKMRPLCYQKNDIIAYFILLFFLVAQIVVKTFNL from the coding sequence GTGAGTAAAGGGTTGACATTCGGCCGTTTTTATCCATCTATTTCTGTATTACATCAATTAGACCCACGCGTAAAGCTCATTTCTACTTTGATGTTCTTAGTAGAACTGTTTGTTTTCAATAGCCTCACATGCTATATTATGTCAACTGTTTTCTTGGCGGTTATTATTGCCGCAGCAAAGATTCCATTGAAATTTATCCTTCGTGGTTCCAAATTTATTTTAGTTGTTATTTTATTTACATCAACAGTTAATCTTTTCATTATTGATGGCGATACACTTGTAAGTATTGGCAAACTTCATATAACAAATAAGGGTTTAAACACGGCTATATTAATATCAGTACGATTAATGTATATTTATATATCTTCAAGTATTATGATGATTACGACGTCACCAAATAATTTAACAGACGGTATGGATAAACTCTTGGAACCACTAAAGAAAGTCAAAGTGCCTGTCCACGACTTATCAATGATCACATCTATAACATTAAGATTTATTCCTGTTTTATCGGATGAAGCCACAAAAATTATAAAAGCACAAACTGCCAGAGGGGTAAACTTTAGAACCAAAAACATCATTAAAAGAATAAGGAATTACATACCCATTATGATTCCAATGTTCGTATCATCATTTCGACGGTCAAATGAACTTGCAATGGCAATGGAATCTAGGGGATATCGTGGTGACAATGGACGTTCTAAAATGAGACCCCTTTGCTATCAGAAAAATGACATTATAGCTTATTTTATACTTTTATTTTTTCTCGTAGCACAAATTGTTGTTAAAACATTCAATTTATGA
- a CDS encoding ECF transporter S component — translation MNQSAKKITTYALFCALAFVVVALIRIPLVLFLKFEPKDVVITIGGFLYGPIATVIISVVVAFVEMITISSDGVIGFVMNVISAVAFAGTASIIYKRKSTMTGAAIGLGLGTVLMTVLMLLWNYFLAPIFMGFPREDVVKLLVPAFLPFNLIKGGINAALTLLLYKPIINILRKASVVPDVESIAEEGTAKKTGVIILALFVLASCILMVLSLRGII, via the coding sequence ATGAATCAGTCAGCAAAGAAAATTACTACATATGCATTGTTTTGTGCTTTGGCATTTGTTGTGGTAGCCCTAATAAGAATACCGTTAGTGCTCTTTCTTAAATTTGAACCTAAAGATGTTGTTATTACTATCGGTGGGTTTTTGTACGGCCCAATTGCTACTGTAATCATTTCAGTTGTTGTAGCATTTGTGGAAATGATTACAATCAGCTCCGATGGTGTGATTGGATTTGTTATGAATGTAATTAGCGCAGTTGCATTTGCCGGTACTGCCTCTATTATCTATAAACGTAAATCAACTATGACAGGTGCAGCCATAGGACTAGGATTAGGTACAGTTTTAATGACTGTACTGATGTTACTGTGGAATTATTTTTTGGCGCCGATATTTATGGGCTTTCCTAGAGAAGATGTAGTTAAATTATTAGTGCCAGCATTTTTACCGTTTAATTTGATAAAGGGCGGAATCAATGCTGCATTAACTCTTTTATTATATAAACCCATCATAAACATTTTGCGAAAAGCAAGTGTCGTACCTGATGTTGAAAGCATTGCAGAAGAAGGAACGGCAAAAAAGACAGGTGTTATTATCCTTGCCTTGTTTGTTTTAGCATCCTGTATTCTTATGGTGCTATCGTTACGAGGTATTATCTAA
- a CDS encoding iron-containing alcohol dehydrogenase produces MLNFDMHLPTRIIFGKDTQKEIGSLIKPYTKKALLHYGGNSIKKSGLYNQVVSSLKENNIEFVELGGVVPNPRLSMAEEGAELCKKEGVDLILAVGGGSVIDSAKAIAIGACNDDIWKFYEEGGEIKAALPVATILTIPAAGSESSPHTVITNEEKQIKKGYGSNYLKPVISIVNPELFFTLPKNQIANGVADMMSHIFERYFTNTTDTDLTDGLCETTLKTIMKNALIVSQNPENYDAWCQVGFGGTIAHNDILGLGRAQDWACHDMEHELSAIYDIAHGAGLAILTPAWMQYVYKTNINMFVQFAVNVMGVEGSYRAPDAIVTEGISRLREFYKKMGLPATLTEIGIEESKFELMAKKATGEAYGKEHSIGGLKKLNWQDVQEIYKLAK; encoded by the coding sequence ATGCTAAACTTTGATATGCATCTACCCACACGTATTATATTTGGTAAGGATACTCAAAAGGAAATAGGAAGTTTGATTAAACCGTATACAAAAAAAGCACTTTTACACTATGGCGGAAATAGTATCAAGAAAAGCGGATTATACAATCAGGTGGTTTCTTCTCTGAAGGAAAATAACATAGAATTTGTTGAACTGGGGGGTGTAGTTCCCAATCCCCGTTTGTCTATGGCTGAGGAAGGAGCAGAACTTTGTAAAAAAGAAGGCGTAGACCTGATACTTGCAGTTGGAGGAGGAAGTGTAATTGACTCTGCTAAGGCAATAGCAATAGGTGCATGCAATGATGATATATGGAAGTTTTATGAAGAGGGCGGTGAAATAAAAGCTGCTCTGCCCGTTGCCACTATTCTGACAATACCGGCAGCAGGAAGTGAATCCAGCCCTCATACTGTAATTACTAACGAAGAAAAACAGATTAAAAAAGGATATGGCAGCAATTATCTTAAACCTGTTATTAGCATAGTAAATCCGGAATTGTTTTTTACACTTCCTAAAAATCAAATTGCTAATGGCGTTGCCGATATGATGAGCCATATTTTTGAGAGATATTTCACAAATACCACTGATACAGACCTTACAGACGGCTTATGTGAAACAACTCTTAAAACCATTATGAAAAATGCATTAATAGTTTCACAAAATCCTGAAAACTATGATGCATGGTGTCAGGTTGGTTTTGGAGGAACTATAGCACACAATGACATACTGGGTCTGGGAAGAGCACAGGATTGGGCTTGTCATGACATGGAGCATGAGCTTAGTGCCATATATGATATTGCACACGGTGCAGGTCTCGCAATTTTAACTCCTGCATGGATGCAATATGTTTATAAGACAAATATTAATATGTTTGTACAGTTTGCTGTTAACGTAATGGGCGTAGAAGGCAGCTATCGTGCCCCTGATGCCATTGTAACGGAAGGAATCTCAAGACTCCGTGAATTTTATAAAAAAATGGGTCTTCCGGCAACTCTCACAGAAATCGGTATAGAAGAAAGCAAGTTCGAGCTTATGGCTAAAAAAGCAACCGGTGAAGCCTATGGAAAAGAGCATTCAATTGGTGGACTCAAGAAACTTAACTGGCAGGATGTACAAGAAATATACAAGCTTGCAAAATAA
- a CDS encoding energy-coupling factor transporter ATPase: MNIIEAKNLLYNYKKYNGDNIADTLISAIHDLNIQIEQGSFVTIAGENGSGKSTFAKMIVALLFPTSGALYLDGKKIEKESVPWNLCESAGIVFQNPDNQIISSIVEEDVGFGPENLGIPSKEILERVCNSLKDVGMLEYRYCSPNQLSGGQKQKIAIAGVLAMQPKCIILDEPTAMLDPQGRAQVIQTIRDLNKTKGITIVLITHYMEEAVCSDKVYVMHKGAIVLSGPPDELFERTDDIEQYGLEVPQVTLLANKLKEAGLPIGKGIITEEQLINEIMQKAEQCLCRH; the protein is encoded by the coding sequence ATGAATATTATTGAAGCTAAAAATTTATTGTACAATTACAAGAAATACAATGGCGATAACATAGCTGACACTCTTATTTCCGCAATACATGATCTAAATATACAAATAGAACAGGGCAGTTTTGTTACCATAGCAGGGGAAAATGGTTCCGGAAAATCAACATTTGCCAAAATGATTGTAGCATTGTTATTTCCAACGTCCGGGGCTCTTTATTTAGATGGCAAGAAAATAGAAAAAGAATCTGTACCTTGGAATTTATGTGAAAGTGCAGGTATAGTATTTCAGAACCCGGATAATCAGATTATCTCTTCAATTGTTGAAGAAGATGTGGGTTTTGGTCCTGAAAATCTTGGAATACCTTCAAAGGAAATTCTAGAAAGAGTTTGTAATAGCTTGAAGGATGTGGGAATGTTAGAATACCGTTATTGCAGCCCGAATCAGTTATCAGGAGGGCAAAAGCAAAAAATTGCAATAGCAGGTGTTTTAGCGATGCAGCCTAAATGCATTATTTTAGATGAGCCAACTGCAATGCTTGATCCTCAAGGGAGAGCACAAGTGATTCAAACCATTAGAGATTTAAATAAAACAAAAGGAATCACTATAGTCCTTATAACCCACTATATGGAAGAGGCAGTTTGTTCTGATAAGGTATATGTTATGCACAAAGGGGCTATAGTTCTCAGTGGTCCACCGGATGAATTGTTTGAAAGAACAGATGATATTGAACAATATGGTTTGGAGGTACCACAGGTTACGTTATTAGCCAATAAATTAAAAGAGGCTGGATTACCTATTGGTAAAGGGATAATAACCGAAGAACAATTGATTAATGAGATAATGCAAAAGGCAGAGCAATGTTTATGTAGGCACTAA
- a CDS encoding Ger(x)C family spore germination protein, with protein MKKSKRVFISIFVFIYLLCTAGCWNYRELDDLAIVAGAAIDKGANGQYTVTTEVVDVDANNDTKSESKLVSMHGKTILDAIRNGISITGKKLYWSHCKVAILSKEIAEEGVTKVLDVFIRDAEIRNDVNIVYSRQDTAREILEAQETTESIKAFAIDKVLKNQIKISKAPKTDLLDYSIELQTKGISMVIPAVHLEEVKGNMIPRVAGAAIIKDDKLVGELGEEDTQALLFVRNEVKGGVLVDDKNVGLSAPISMEIFRNETKVKPVVEDGKLKFKVNIRVTVGIDEIQGKENFGDENAVNRLEASTSQATQKKVTDFIKKIQSEYGTDIFLFGDKLREKNVNKWKSVSGRWEEVFRNLEVDVDAKVHIKNSALIYKTIKRGD; from the coding sequence ATGAAAAAATCGAAGAGAGTTTTTATATCCATATTTGTTTTTATTTATTTACTATGTACTGCCGGGTGCTGGAATTACAGGGAATTAGATGACCTTGCCATTGTTGCGGGAGCAGCTATAGATAAAGGAGCTAATGGACAATACACCGTAACAACTGAAGTAGTTGATGTTGATGCTAATAATGATACAAAATCCGAATCAAAACTGGTCTCCATGCATGGAAAAACCATACTGGATGCTATAAGAAACGGAATATCAATTACGGGGAAAAAGCTTTATTGGAGCCATTGCAAAGTCGCGATTCTGAGTAAAGAGATTGCAGAAGAAGGAGTCACTAAGGTTCTTGATGTCTTTATACGGGATGCTGAAATAAGGAATGATGTAAATATAGTGTATTCAAGACAGGATACAGCCAGAGAAATACTTGAAGCACAGGAAACAACCGAAAGTATAAAAGCATTTGCAATTGATAAAGTATTAAAAAACCAGATTAAAATCAGCAAAGCACCAAAAACGGATTTGCTGGATTACAGCATTGAATTACAGACAAAAGGGATTTCAATGGTAATTCCTGCGGTACATCTGGAGGAGGTAAAAGGGAATATGATTCCTCGCGTAGCAGGTGCCGCTATTATAAAAGATGATAAACTGGTGGGTGAATTAGGTGAAGAAGATACTCAAGCCTTGCTTTTCGTAAGGAATGAAGTGAAGGGAGGAGTTCTGGTTGATGACAAGAATGTAGGTTTATCCGCCCCTATATCCATGGAAATATTCAGAAATGAAACAAAGGTGAAACCTGTTGTGGAAGACGGAAAACTTAAATTCAAAGTAAATATACGTGTAACTGTAGGAATAGATGAAATACAAGGAAAAGAAAACTTTGGGGATGAAAATGCAGTAAACAGGCTGGAAGCCAGTACTTCACAGGCAACACAAAAAAAAGTGACAGATTTTATTAAAAAAATTCAGTCAGAGTATGGTACAGATATATTTTTGTTTGGAGATAAGCTCAGGGAAAAGAACGTAAATAAATGGAAAAGCGTGTCGGGTAGGTGGGAAGAGGTTTTTAGAAATTTAGAAGTAGACGTTGATGCAAAAGTCCATATAAAAAACAGTGCTTTAATATACAAAACAATAAAAAGAGGAGATTAA
- a CDS encoding GerAB/ArcD/ProY family transporter, with the protein MGKEQISDKEAMLLILMFIIGTTMILGAGVNAKNDAWIAGIVATISFLPLLFIYSRLLSLFPGKDIFDIFSILFGRIAGKILSAIYIWYSFHVGGLVLRNFGEFVNVIALPETPLFISLLCLGLVCIIAVYLGIEVISRTTAIFVPLVISIIFFVVILGISQLRLNYLQPVLGNGLTPVLTSAFSTFSFPMAETVIFLCIFTSLQTRKSPKRVYLWGTFIAAAIIIIITIRNITVLGNLVGSFYFPSYVAVSRIRIGNFIQGVEVTVSFIFIFSVFVKCTVCLLAACRGIAKVFNLKDYRSIVIQVGLLMIYFSYTIYHTIIEMSYWAFKIYPYYAFPMQVVIPVITWTTAEIKKSRNLLNIGK; encoded by the coding sequence ATGGGTAAAGAGCAAATATCTGATAAGGAAGCAATGCTTTTAATATTGATGTTTATAATCGGTACAACTATGATTTTAGGCGCAGGGGTAAATGCTAAAAATGACGCATGGATTGCAGGGATTGTTGCCACGATTTCCTTTCTTCCGCTGCTCTTTATATATTCAAGGTTACTGTCGCTTTTTCCGGGAAAGGATATATTTGATATTTTTAGTATTCTATTTGGAAGAATAGCCGGTAAGATTTTATCTGCCATATACATATGGTATAGCTTTCATGTGGGAGGCCTTGTACTGAGGAATTTTGGAGAATTTGTAAATGTAATAGCTTTGCCGGAAACCCCTTTATTTATTTCCTTGCTATGCTTAGGATTGGTGTGTATTATTGCTGTCTACTTAGGAATTGAGGTAATAAGCAGAACTACGGCTATTTTTGTACCTTTAGTTATTTCTATTATATTTTTTGTTGTGATATTGGGAATTTCCCAGCTCCGGCTGAATTACCTCCAACCTGTACTTGGAAATGGGTTAACTCCGGTGCTGACCAGTGCCTTTTCAACGTTTTCCTTCCCTATGGCTGAGACTGTTATTTTCCTTTGTATTTTTACATCTCTTCAAACTAGAAAGTCGCCTAAAAGGGTATACCTTTGGGGAACTTTTATTGCAGCCGCTATTATTATCATAATCACAATAAGGAATATAACTGTACTGGGGAATCTGGTAGGCAGTTTTTATTTCCCGTCATATGTAGCTGTCAGCAGAATTAGAATAGGAAATTTTATACAGGGGGTAGAAGTAACAGTATCCTTTATATTTATATTCTCTGTTTTTGTAAAATGTACGGTATGCCTGCTGGCAGCTTGCAGAGGAATAGCCAAAGTGTTCAATTTAAAGGATTACAGGTCAATTGTAATTCAAGTAGGATTGCTTATGATTTACTTTTCATATACTATTTACCATACTATAATAGAAATGAGCTACTGGGCCTTTAAAATCTATCCCTACTATGCATTTCCAATGCAGGTGGTAATACCTGTTATTACTTGGACTACTGCTGAAATAAAAAAATCCAGAAACCTCTTAAATATAGGCAAATAA
- a CDS encoding response regulator, with the protein MKKVLVVDDTKNIRMILTKCLELEGYEVLTASDGTQALELFMTHSFDLAFLDIKLPGVRGTEVLKRIREKGIKTPVIIITAYATVKNAVDCTNLGAVAYVQKPFSADKIRNVLMDFENSSLSSKNEENSDSFILRAKSYLDADEFEKSLDFAQKALAKDVENPELYLLISRAYRGMGNEKSAERFYQFYKTFISE; encoded by the coding sequence ATGAAAAAAGTTCTTGTAGTTGATGATACAAAGAATATCAGAATGATATTAACAAAGTGCCTTGAGCTTGAAGGATATGAGGTTTTGACTGCAAGTGACGGGACACAGGCTCTTGAATTATTTATGACCCATTCCTTTGATTTGGCTTTTTTAGATATAAAGCTTCCGGGGGTGAGGGGAACTGAGGTTTTAAAGAGGATAAGGGAAAAGGGTATAAAGACACCTGTAATAATTATCACGGCGTATGCAACCGTCAAAAATGCCGTGGACTGTACCAATTTAGGTGCCGTAGCATATGTACAGAAACCGTTTTCAGCAGACAAAATAAGAAATGTACTGATGGATTTTGAGAATTCCTCTTTAAGTTCAAAAAATGAAGAGAATTCAGATAGTTTTATTTTAAGAGCAAAGTCTTATCTTGACGCTGATGAATTTGAAAAATCACTGGACTTTGCTCAAAAAGCTCTTGCAAAGGATGTTGAAAATCCTGAGTTATATCTGCTGATAAGCAGGGCTTACAGAGGTATGGGGAATGAAAAGAGTGCGGAGAGGTTTTATCAGTTCTATAAGACGTTTATTTCCGAGTAA
- a CDS encoding spore germination protein: MYKKGSKKYGLNQPQNTAEQAGTPLQSKKLTTSLEENIALFKSMFKDDQTLITREFQNKTVKEAKCCIVYISGMINTEVVNENIIQPVLCNNMEEDIDVNNLLDALMKKVIVSNEVKSETDINNMASSVISGDTLLLLEGYDKGLIIGSMGWEKRSIHEPESSKVVRGPREGFTESLMVNLSLVRRKIKNPDLKFKFRELGERTHTSICICYVEGLAIEEVLSELEQRLNKIKIDGILDSGYIQELIKDAPYSPFETVGAFERPDVVASKLLEGRVAVFVDGSPFVLTVPFLAVENFQASEDYYNNYIFANINRLIRGFTAVTSTTIPAIFLALVTYHQEMIPTPLLISFSSSRQGVPFPTSLSLFIMLFIFDILREVGTRMPGPVGQAVNIVGTLVLGQAAVQAKLVSAPVIIITALTGITTLININIIGSTIVFRTFYLLGASFLGIYGLLMCVIVMYLHMMSIRSFGIPYMMNSTRFKNHDGQDAWIRVPWWDMTLRPKIFTRDLTRLVSNKKSGNKNK, encoded by the coding sequence ATGTATAAAAAAGGCTCCAAAAAGTACGGGTTGAACCAACCCCAAAATACTGCTGAGCAAGCCGGTACTCCTCTTCAATCAAAAAAATTAACCACATCTTTGGAGGAGAATATAGCACTGTTTAAAAGCATGTTTAAGGATGATCAGACTCTTATAACAAGAGAATTTCAGAATAAAACTGTCAAGGAAGCCAAGTGCTGTATTGTTTATATATCTGGAATGATTAATACAGAGGTGGTAAATGAAAACATCATTCAGCCAGTTTTATGTAATAATATGGAAGAGGATATTGATGTTAATAATCTGTTGGATGCCCTGATGAAAAAGGTCATTGTGTCAAACGAGGTTAAAAGCGAAACAGATATCAATAATATGGCCAGCTCTGTAATTTCAGGGGATACACTGCTTCTTTTAGAGGGATATGATAAAGGTTTAATCATTGGCTCCATGGGCTGGGAGAAAAGGTCAATTCATGAGCCTGAATCATCAAAGGTTGTGAGAGGCCCCAGAGAGGGTTTTACAGAATCGTTGATGGTAAACCTTTCATTAGTACGTAGAAAAATCAAAAATCCTGACTTGAAATTCAAGTTCAGAGAATTGGGAGAGAGAACACATACCTCAATCTGTATATGCTATGTGGAAGGTTTGGCAATTGAAGAAGTATTGTCCGAACTTGAACAGCGTTTAAATAAAATAAAAATAGACGGGATTTTGGATTCGGGTTATATCCAAGAGCTTATTAAGGATGCTCCCTATTCTCCCTTTGAGACTGTAGGTGCATTTGAGAGGCCCGATGTTGTAGCGTCCAAGCTTCTTGAGGGGAGAGTTGCAGTTTTTGTTGACGGAAGCCCTTTTGTATTAACGGTACCCTTTCTTGCAGTAGAGAATTTTCAAGCCAGTGAGGACTATTACAATAACTATATTTTCGCAAACATAAATCGTTTAATCAGAGGCTTTACAGCCGTAACTTCTACAACCATACCTGCAATATTTCTGGCTCTAGTGACATATCATCAGGAGATGATTCCGACTCCATTGCTTATAAGCTTTTCTTCCTCCAGACAGGGTGTTCCGTTTCCAACCTCTCTTTCACTGTTTATTATGCTGTTTATATTTGATATTTTAAGGGAAGTTGGTACAAGAATGCCCGGGCCTGTAGGACAGGCAGTCAACATTGTAGGTACTTTGGTTTTAGGGCAAGCTGCGGTTCAGGCAAAGCTGGTAAGCGCCCCGGTAATAATAATTACTGCACTAACGGGAATTACAACATTGATAAACATTAACATAATTGGGTCCACTATTGTATTCCGTACTTTTTATTTGCTGGGAGCTTCATTCCTTGGTATATACGGATTACTGATGTGCGTCATTGTCATGTACCTTCACATGATGAGTATTCGCTCTTTTGGGATTCCATACATGATGAACAGCACCCGGTTTAAAAACCATGACGGGCAGGATGCATGGATTCGTGTACCTTGGTGGGATATGACTCTAAGACCTAAAATCTTTACAAGGGATTTGACAAGACTGGTTTCAAATAAAAAAAGCGGAAATAAAAATAAATGA